In one Podarcis muralis chromosome 7, rPodMur119.hap1.1, whole genome shotgun sequence genomic region, the following are encoded:
- the LOC144328297 gene encoding uncharacterized protein LOC144328297 produces the protein MESGSNPQQSLHGNALIPTGPCNPQALAQLFSALQSFYAQCRAPITPSPNIVEVSQDCIPDTPPSQQGQDGPSTSAANLVEQAPSRPRTRLQAAKTQKAKSGPQKGKAPAKKPRASAQRARPAVASTSAPRQEVIDVPSVFQDNPRQQSTSEESSSEEELTPQQVAAASDPAPRDDTPRGGKRKAKKKHRSKKSKKRDSSDSDEETGTSSSEGDSDAPMETYWGEGEDVGAPQWVHERRANSHRRTFNGTLEWKDGALVPDVKVSTNVATDFILGNHLSKRKRNKILNGNYVDMFSLLPPAQVKGKGEKIKYYGKRRYRVPRVERTFENWLNGYQVFMAVVSSCYPKRGAHLVSYLAHVRRAREQAGDEAALAYDEDFRRNASLLSSTRWDQKDNNCWFDHVGPNIEKKSAQQPKAGVAPPELQPQPKCQLGPVTNISLCLACSPIKLEPLRALLKFYPDRRAAQLLDEGFSKGFRIPVAFTPNSSCPPNQKSVLERPDIALKKIQKEIAAGRVAGPFATPPIAGLHISPLGIVPKKAPGEFRMIHNLSYPKGSSVNDAIPQEMCTVKYSSFDQAVRLVRSFGSGAFLAKCDIESAFRLLPVHPEDHRWLGFKFQGAYFIDKAMPMGCSIACAAFETFSTFLEWALKFRTGALGVGHYLDDFILVAKDAGECRSLLLAFEALAGELGVPLAGDKTEGPVTTMTYLGIELDTVAQTSRLPADKLVALRELIGQILPLKKVTLRLIQSLLGHLNFACRVISPGRPFCGRLARLSSGLRSPHHRVRLSKAVKADLRVWLQFLDGFNGISLWQDSLALQSDFQVHSDAAGSLGFGVYFRGQWCAQHWPASWQGKPILRDLTFLEFFPIVVAIHLWEDQFRNHRICFWTDNLAVVSVLNKQSSRSPRVASLLRYFVLSCLRLNLHASAKFVPGIDNNIADALSRFQMERFRSLAPDAQQQPQPFPEHLWNIGNKKL, from the exons ATGGAGAGCGGCAGCAACCCCCAACAATCGCTGCACGGCAACGCTCTAATACCTACAGGCCCATGTAACCCTCAGGCCTTGGCCCAACTCTTTTCTGCGCTGCAATCATTCTATGCCCAGTGCAGGGCGCCTATCACTCCCTCCCCGAACATAGTCGAGGTGTCACAGGATTGCATACCGGACACCCCCCCCAGTCAGCAAGGTCAGGATGGTCCCTCCACTAGTGCAGCTAATTTGGTAGAGCAGGCCCCCAGCAGGCCACGGACGCGCTTACAAGCTGCAAAAACGCAAAAAGCAAAGTCAGGTCCACAGAAGGGCAAGGCACCAGCTAAAAAACCTAGGGCGAGCGCTCAAAGGGCTAGGCCAGCGGTGGCTTCTACATCAGCCCCGCGCCAGGAGGTGATTGATGTTCCCAGTGTTTTCCAGGATAACCCTAGACAACAAAGCACCTCGGAGGAGTCATCTTCCGAGGAGGAGCTGACCCCTCAGCAGGTAGCCGCTGCCAGCGACCCGGCACCCCGGGACGACACACCGCGGGGTGGAAAGCGGAAGGCGAAGAAGAAGCACCGGTCGAAGAAAAGCAAGAAGAGGGACTCTTCGGACTCCGATGAAGAAACAGGTACCTCCTCATCAGAAGGGGATAGCGACGCCCCTATGGAGActtattggggggagggagaggacgtTGGGGCTCCTCAGTGGGTTCATGAAAGGAGGGCCAACTCTCACAGGAGAACGTTTAATGGCACACTGGAGTGGAAGGATGGGGCTCTGGTTCCAGACGTTAAAGTCTCAACTAATGTTGCCACTGACTTTATTCTGGGGAACCACCTCTCTAAGAGAAAGAGGAACAAGATATTGAATGGAAATTACGTTGATATGTTTTCGCTGCTTCCCCCAGCGCAGGTcaagggaaaaggggaaaaaattaagtaTTATGGAAAAAGGAGGTACAGGGTACCCCGGGTGGAGCGAACGTTTGAGAATTGGCTTAATGGCTATCAAGTGTTCATGGCTGTGGTGTCAAGTTGTTATCCCAAGAGGGGCGCGCATCTCGTATCCTACCTGGCACACGTCAGGAGGGCACGGGAGCAGGCAGGAGATGAAGCTGCCTTAGCGTACGATGAAGACTTCCGGAGAAATGCCTCGCTGCTGTCTTCAACCCGATGGGACCAAAAGGACAACAATTGCTGGTTTGACCACGTGGGGCCCAATATCGAGAAAAAATCCGCACAACAGCCAAAAGCGG GGGTGGCCCCTCCGGAACTGCAGCCCCAGCCCAAGTGCCAGCTGGGGCCCGTTACTAACATCTCCCTATGCCTTGCGTGCTCTCCGATAAAATTGGAGCCCTTGAGAGCACTATTAAAGTTTTACCCAGATAGACGTGCAGCTCAGCTACTTGATGAAGGGTTTTCGAAAGGTTTTAGGATTCCGGTTGCTTTCACACCCAATTCCAGTTGCCCCCCTAACCAGAAATCAGTCTTAGAAAGGCCTGACATTGCGCTTAAAAAGATACAGAAGGAGATTGCAGCCGGCAGGGTGGCTGGGCCATTCGCAACTCCGCCTATTGCGGGGCTTCATATCTCCCCGCTTGGTATTGTCCCAAAGAAGGCTCCTGGCGAATTTAGAATGATACATAACCTGTCCTATCCCAAAGGATCCTCGGTTAATGACGCCATTCCCCAAGAGATGTGCACAGTGAAGTATTCGTCATTTGATCAAGCTGTGCGGTTGGTGCGGAGCTTTGGCAGCGGCGCCTTTTTGGCAAAATGCGACATAGAGTCAGCATTTCGCCTACTCCCGGTTCATCCGGAAGACCATCGTTGGTTGGGTTTCAAATTCCAGGGGGCTTATTTCATTGACAAAGCCATGCCCATGGGTTGTTCTATTGCCTGTGCTGCATTCGAGACCTTTAGCACATTCTTGGAATGGGCTCTAAAGTTTAGAACTGGCGCTTTAGGGGTGGGTCATTATCTCgatgattttattttggtggcAAAGGACGCTGGGGAGTGCAGGTCCCTCCTCCTGGCCTTCGAggccttggctggggaactgGGGGTACCCCTGGCAGGTGATAAGACTGAGGGTCCGGTCACTACCATGACCTACCTGGGCATTGAACTCGACACCGTAGCCCAAACCTCGCGCCTACCAGCTGATAAATTGGTTGCCCTAAGAGAACTTATCGGCCAAATACTGCCCCTAAAGAAGGTCACCTTGAGGCTAATTCAATCCCTCCTAGGGCATCTCAACTTCGCCTGCCGTGTAATTTCCCCCGGCCGTCCCTTCTGCGGCCGCCTGGCAAGGTTGTCCTCGGGCTTAaggtcaccccatcacagggttcGCCTCTCCAAGGCAGTGAAGGCGGACCTTCGGGTTTGGTtgcaatttctggatggtttcaaCGGCATATCGCTTTGGCAGGATAGTCTGGCGCTGCAATCTGATTTCCAAGTACATTCTGATGCGGCCGGGTCTTTAGGTTTTGGGGTCTACTTCAGGGGCCAGTGGTGTGCCCAGCACTGGCCTGCTTCCTGGCAAGGTAAACCAATATTACGCGACTTGACATTCTTAGAATTCTTTCCCATCGTGGTTGCAATTCACTTATGGGAAGACCAGTTCAGAAACCATAGGATCTGTTTCTGGACGGACAATCTAGCGGTCGTGTCAGTTTTAAATAAACAATCATCACGCTCACCCAGGGTAGCGTCCCTTTTACGGTACTTTGTTCTTTCCTGCTTGCGGTTGAACCTCCACGCTTCAGCCAAGTTTGTACCGGGGATTGATAATAACATCGCGGATGCTCTGTCTCGTTTCCAGATGGAACGCTTTCGCTCATTGGCGCCGGATGCGCAGCAGCAGCCACAACCATTCCCGGAGCATCTATGGAATATTGGCAACAAGAAGCTTTGA